One Stigmatopora nigra isolate UIUO_SnigA chromosome 1, RoL_Snig_1.1, whole genome shotgun sequence DNA segment encodes these proteins:
- the acss2 gene encoding acetyl-coenzyme A synthetase, cytoplasmic isoform X1, whose product MIPDKAPEDDVFHGAEEMRSGAHVPTFEKYKEMYMQSIQNPDKFWGDMAKEFFWKSKHTGRFLDYNFDVTKGDIFIKCMEGATTNICYNVLDRNVHDRKLGDKVAFYWEGNEPGDELTVTYRELLISVCRFANVLKSQGVKKGDRVAIYMPMVVELVVAMLACARIGAIHSIVFAGFSAESLCDRIVDSQCSLLITADGFYRGDKLINLKLLADESLQKCRDKGFALECCIVLKHLSKEAHETSLKSPPAKRSCPDLQQETETGRVRKTRPVPQVPWNPKVDKCWHTLMREVSDECEPEWCTSEDPLFILYTSGSTGKPKGVLHTISGYMLYTAATFKLVFDHRPDDIYWCTADIGWITGHSYITYGPLANGATSVLFEGLPTYPDVSRMWEIVDKYHVSKFYTAPTAIRLLMKYGNEPVHKYKRDSLKVLGTVGEPINPEAWQWYFTVVGGSRCPIVDTFWQTETGGHVMTPLPAATPMKPGSATFPFFGVVPAILNESGEELEGASEGYLVFKQPWPGVMRTVYGNHARFESTYFKKFPGYYVTGDGCRRDKDGYYWITGRIDDMLNVSGHLLSTAEVESALVGHESVAEAAVVGRPHPVKGESLYCFVTLRDGVAFNRTLEAQLKKQVREKIGAIATPDFIQDAPALPKTRSGKIMRRVLRKIASGERDLGDISTLADSSVVDHLFQNRCCSAV is encoded by the exons ATGATTCCTGACAAAGCGCCCGAGGACGACGTCTTTCACGGGGCTGAGGAGATGCGGAGCGGGGCGCATGTCCCCACATTTGAGAAATATAAAGAAATGTACATGCAGTCTATCCAGAATCCTGACA AATTCTGGGGGGACATGGCCAAGGAGTTCTTCTGGAAGAGTAAACATACGGGCCGCTTCCTGGACTACAACTTTGACGTGACCAAAGGAGATATCTTCATCAAGTGCATGGAGGGTGCAACCACAAACATCTGCTATAATGTGCTTGATCGCAATGTACACGACAGGAAACTGGGCGACAAAGTGGCCTTTTACTG GGAAGGCAACGAGCCAGGCGATGAGTTGACAGTGACGTACAGAGAGCTTCTGATCAGTGTTTGCCGCTTTGCAAATGTTCTGAAGTCACAGG GTGTGAAGAAGGGTGATCGTGTAGCCATTTACATGCCCATGGTGGTTGAACTGGTGGTGGCTATGTTGGCCTGCGCTCGCATCGGGGCCATTCACTCTATTGTG TTTGCAGGTTTCTCTGCGGAGTCGCTGTGTGACAGGATTGTGGACTCTCAGTGTTCACTTCTGATAACTGCCG ATGGCTTCTACCGAGGGGATAAGCTGATCAACCTGAAACTTTTAGCGGATGAATCTTTACAGAAATGCAGAGACAA GGGATTCGCACTTGAGTGCTGCATCGTATTGAAACACTTATCCAAAGAAGCACATGAAACTTCCCTCAAGTCTCCTCCTGCCAAAAGATCATGTCCTGACCTCCAG CAGGAGACAGAAACAGGCAGAGTAAGAAAAACTCGTCCTGTTCCGCAG GTCCCGTGGAACCCAAAAGTGGACAAGTGTTGGCATACTCTGATGCGTGAAGTGTCAGATGAATGTGAACCTGAGTGGTGCACATCTGAAGATCCACTCTTCATTCTCTATACCAGTGGCTCCACAGGCAAGCCCAAG GGTGTCCTCCACACTATCAGTGGATATATGCTCTACACTGCCGCCACATTTAAGCTGGTGTTTGACCACCGCCCCGACGACATCTACTGGTGCACGGCTGACATCGGGTGGATCACCGGTCACTCGTACATTACTTATGGGCCTCTGGCTAATGGTGCCACCAGTGTTTTG TTTGAGGGTCTTCCTACATACCCAGATGTGAGCAGAATGTGGGAGATTGTAGACAAGTACCACGTGAGCAAGTTCTATACAGCCCCCACTGCCATAAGATTGCTTATGAAGTACGGCAATGAGCCGGTGCACAA GTACAAGCGAGATTCTTTAAAGGTTTTAGGAACGGTCGGAGAGCCCATCAATCCTGAGGCTTGGCAATGGTACTTTACGGTTGTGGGAGGCAGCAGATGTCCCATCGTGGACACCTTTTGGCAGACTGAGACG GGCGGACATGTGATGACGCCTTTACCGGCAGCCACACCCATGAAACCAGGCTCTGCT ACATTTCCCTTCTTTGGTGTCGTGCCCGCCATCCTAAATGAGTCGGGTGAGGAGTTGGAGGGCGCGAGTGAAGGTTACCTG GTGTTCAAGCAGCCGTGGCCTGGAGTGATGAGGACGGTGTATGGTAATCACGCCAGGTTTGAAAGCACCTACTTCAAGAAGTTCCCAGGATACTATGTGACTGGAGATG GGTGCCGAAGAGACAAGGATGGGTACTACTGGATTACTGGGAGGATAGACGATATGCTCAATGTCTCAG GCCATTTGCTTAGCACAGCTGAGGTAGAGTCTGCCTTGGTGGGGCATGAATCTGTTGCTGAGGCCGCTGTGGTGGGTCGGCCTCATCCCGTCAAAGGAGAAAGTCTCTACTGTTTTGTAACGCTGCGAGATGGCGTCGCTTTCAATCGCACACTGGAAGCTCAACTCAAAAAACAAG TTCGTGAGAAAATCGGTGCCATTGCCACTCCTGACTTCATACAGGATGCTCCAGCGCTCCCTAAAACCAGATCAG gcAAGATCATGCGGCGTGTATTGCGCAAGATTGCCAGCGGCGAGCGGGACCTTGGCGACATCTCTACGTTGGCAGACTCGTCTGTGGTGGATCATCTTTTTCAGAACAGGTGCTGCTCTGCCGTATGA
- the LOC144203722 gene encoding microtubule-associated protein RP/EB family member 1-like: MAVNVHSTSVTSDNLSRHDMLLWINDSLKMNLTKIENLCSGAAYCQFMDLLFPGCLILKRVKFGAKLEHEYIHNFKLLQSAFKKMCIDKIIPVDKLIKGKFQDNFEFVQWFKKFFDANYDKREYDPVEARQGQDTAPLPNAGTSAFNKPPKKAFSRAPGKPPVATVSPKVVPIANRKTASATGNRDGAEVVSEMEDLRCAIQDIEKERDFYFGKLRNIELICLENEGQGDPALQKIVKILYAVDEGFEIPDVEEPEEF, encoded by the exons ATGGCTGTGAATGTCCACTCTACCTCGGTGACGAGTGACAACTTGAGTCGGCATGACATGCTCTTGTGGATCAATGACTCATTAAAAATGAACCTTACGAAGATCGAGAATTTGTGTTCAG GGGCTGCCTACTGTCAATTCATGGATCTGTTGTTCCCGGGctgtttgattttgaaaagaGTGAAGTTTGGTGCCAAGCTGGAGCACGAGTACATTCACAACTTCAAGCTACTCCAGTCTGCCTTTAAAAAGATGTGCATTGACAAA ATCATTCCAGTGGACAAATTGATAAAGGGGAAGTTTCAAGACAACTTTGAGTTTGTGCAATGGTTCAAGAAGTTTTTCGATGCCAACTACGACAAGCGGGAGTACGACCCGGTGGAGGCCAGACAGGGCCAGGACACGGCACCTTTGCCTAACGCCGGCACGTCAGCATTTAATAAGCCTCCAAAGAAGGCCTTCAGTCGAG CTCCTGGGAAGCCACCGGTCGCAACAGTCTCCCCCAAGGTGGTGCCAATTGCAAACAGGAAGACGGCAAGTGCCACCGGAAACAGGGACGGGGCAGAGGTTGTTTCTGAG ATGGAAGATCTGAGGTGTGCCATTCAGgacatagagaaagagagagacttttACTTTGGAAAGCTGCGGAACATTGAGCTCATTTGCTTGGAGAATGAAGGCCAGGGCGATCCTGCCCTGCAGAAGATTGTTAAAATCCTCTATGCAGTTGAT GAGGGCTTTGAGATCCCTGATGTGGAAGAACCTGAAGAGTTTTAG
- the LOC144205575 gene encoding galactose-specific lectin nattectin-like: MPFAIRSLFLLCCISGLLTGVFSRRNLQEKGANCCPKGWIRLDHRCFVYQDERRKFADAEKVCQAIGGNLVSIHSLLEYSVVVHIIKGASNNTVDDVWIGLHKSIEENSLFWTDGSPTDFMTFNKNISPGECIEIEFSDVLWDNDNCLDKNRFVCARDIEECSE; encoded by the exons ATGCCATTTGCAATACGTTCGCTATTCCTTCTTTGCTGCATCAGTGGACTTTTGACCGGAGTC TTCTCTCGGAGAAATCTTCAAGAGAAAG GAGCCAACTGCTGTCCTAAAGGCTGGATTCGATTGGACCATCGCTGTTTCGTCTACCAAGATGAACGCAGGAAATTTGCAGATGCAGAA AAAGTCTGCCAGGCTATTGGCGGCAATTTGGTCTCTATCCACAGTCTTTTGGAATATTCCGTAGTTGTCCATATTATTAAGGGAGCATCTAACAACACCGTGGACGATGTTTGGATTGGACTTCACAAGAGCATAGAG GAAAATTCCCTGTTCTGGACTGATGGCTCACCTACTGATTTCATGACCTTCAATAAAAATATCAGTCCTGGAGAATGCATTGAGATTGAATTCAGCG ATGTGCTTTGGGACAATGACAACTGCTTGGACAAAAACAGATTTGTTTGTGCCAGAGATATTGAAGAATGCAGCGAATGA
- the acss2 gene encoding acetyl-coenzyme A synthetase, cytoplasmic isoform X2, whose protein sequence is MIPDKAPEDDVFHGAEEMRSGAHVPTFEKYKEMYMQSIQNPDKFWGDMAKEFFWKSKHTGRFLDYNFDVTKGDIFIKCMEGATTNICYNVLDRNVHDRKLGDKVAFYWEGNEPGDELTVTYRELLISVCRFANVLKSQGVKKGDRVAIYMPMVVELVVAMLACARIGAIHSIVFAGFSAESLCDRIVDSQCSLLITADGFYRGDKLINLKLLADESLQKCRDKGFALECCIVLKHLSKEAHETSLKSPPAKRSCPDLQETETGRVRKTRPVPQVPWNPKVDKCWHTLMREVSDECEPEWCTSEDPLFILYTSGSTGKPKGVLHTISGYMLYTAATFKLVFDHRPDDIYWCTADIGWITGHSYITYGPLANGATSVLFEGLPTYPDVSRMWEIVDKYHVSKFYTAPTAIRLLMKYGNEPVHKYKRDSLKVLGTVGEPINPEAWQWYFTVVGGSRCPIVDTFWQTETGGHVMTPLPAATPMKPGSATFPFFGVVPAILNESGEELEGASEGYLVFKQPWPGVMRTVYGNHARFESTYFKKFPGYYVTGDGCRRDKDGYYWITGRIDDMLNVSGHLLSTAEVESALVGHESVAEAAVVGRPHPVKGESLYCFVTLRDGVAFNRTLEAQLKKQVREKIGAIATPDFIQDAPALPKTRSGKIMRRVLRKIASGERDLGDISTLADSSVVDHLFQNRCCSAV, encoded by the exons ATGATTCCTGACAAAGCGCCCGAGGACGACGTCTTTCACGGGGCTGAGGAGATGCGGAGCGGGGCGCATGTCCCCACATTTGAGAAATATAAAGAAATGTACATGCAGTCTATCCAGAATCCTGACA AATTCTGGGGGGACATGGCCAAGGAGTTCTTCTGGAAGAGTAAACATACGGGCCGCTTCCTGGACTACAACTTTGACGTGACCAAAGGAGATATCTTCATCAAGTGCATGGAGGGTGCAACCACAAACATCTGCTATAATGTGCTTGATCGCAATGTACACGACAGGAAACTGGGCGACAAAGTGGCCTTTTACTG GGAAGGCAACGAGCCAGGCGATGAGTTGACAGTGACGTACAGAGAGCTTCTGATCAGTGTTTGCCGCTTTGCAAATGTTCTGAAGTCACAGG GTGTGAAGAAGGGTGATCGTGTAGCCATTTACATGCCCATGGTGGTTGAACTGGTGGTGGCTATGTTGGCCTGCGCTCGCATCGGGGCCATTCACTCTATTGTG TTTGCAGGTTTCTCTGCGGAGTCGCTGTGTGACAGGATTGTGGACTCTCAGTGTTCACTTCTGATAACTGCCG ATGGCTTCTACCGAGGGGATAAGCTGATCAACCTGAAACTTTTAGCGGATGAATCTTTACAGAAATGCAGAGACAA GGGATTCGCACTTGAGTGCTGCATCGTATTGAAACACTTATCCAAAGAAGCACATGAAACTTCCCTCAAGTCTCCTCCTGCCAAAAGATCATGTCCTGACCTCCAG GAGACAGAAACAGGCAGAGTAAGAAAAACTCGTCCTGTTCCGCAG GTCCCGTGGAACCCAAAAGTGGACAAGTGTTGGCATACTCTGATGCGTGAAGTGTCAGATGAATGTGAACCTGAGTGGTGCACATCTGAAGATCCACTCTTCATTCTCTATACCAGTGGCTCCACAGGCAAGCCCAAG GGTGTCCTCCACACTATCAGTGGATATATGCTCTACACTGCCGCCACATTTAAGCTGGTGTTTGACCACCGCCCCGACGACATCTACTGGTGCACGGCTGACATCGGGTGGATCACCGGTCACTCGTACATTACTTATGGGCCTCTGGCTAATGGTGCCACCAGTGTTTTG TTTGAGGGTCTTCCTACATACCCAGATGTGAGCAGAATGTGGGAGATTGTAGACAAGTACCACGTGAGCAAGTTCTATACAGCCCCCACTGCCATAAGATTGCTTATGAAGTACGGCAATGAGCCGGTGCACAA GTACAAGCGAGATTCTTTAAAGGTTTTAGGAACGGTCGGAGAGCCCATCAATCCTGAGGCTTGGCAATGGTACTTTACGGTTGTGGGAGGCAGCAGATGTCCCATCGTGGACACCTTTTGGCAGACTGAGACG GGCGGACATGTGATGACGCCTTTACCGGCAGCCACACCCATGAAACCAGGCTCTGCT ACATTTCCCTTCTTTGGTGTCGTGCCCGCCATCCTAAATGAGTCGGGTGAGGAGTTGGAGGGCGCGAGTGAAGGTTACCTG GTGTTCAAGCAGCCGTGGCCTGGAGTGATGAGGACGGTGTATGGTAATCACGCCAGGTTTGAAAGCACCTACTTCAAGAAGTTCCCAGGATACTATGTGACTGGAGATG GGTGCCGAAGAGACAAGGATGGGTACTACTGGATTACTGGGAGGATAGACGATATGCTCAATGTCTCAG GCCATTTGCTTAGCACAGCTGAGGTAGAGTCTGCCTTGGTGGGGCATGAATCTGTTGCTGAGGCCGCTGTGGTGGGTCGGCCTCATCCCGTCAAAGGAGAAAGTCTCTACTGTTTTGTAACGCTGCGAGATGGCGTCGCTTTCAATCGCACACTGGAAGCTCAACTCAAAAAACAAG TTCGTGAGAAAATCGGTGCCATTGCCACTCCTGACTTCATACAGGATGCTCCAGCGCTCCCTAAAACCAGATCAG gcAAGATCATGCGGCGTGTATTGCGCAAGATTGCCAGCGGCGAGCGGGACCTTGGCGACATCTCTACGTTGGCAGACTCGTCTGTGGTGGATCATCTTTTTCAGAACAGGTGCTGCTCTGCCGTATGA
- the acss2 gene encoding acetyl-coenzyme A synthetase, cytoplasmic isoform X3 — MIPDKAPEDDVFHGAEEMRSGAHVPTFEKYKEMYMQSIQNPDKFWGDMAKEFFWKSKHTGRFLDYNFDVTKGDIFIKCMEGATTNICYNVLDRNVHDRKLGDKVAFYWEGNEPGDELTVTYRELLISVCRFANVLKSQGVKKGDRVAIYMPMVVELVVAMLACARIGAIHSIVFAGFSAESLCDRIVDSQCSLLITADGFYRGDKLINLKLLADESLQKCRDKGFALECCIVLKHLSKEAHETSLKSPPAKRSCPDLQVPWNPKVDKCWHTLMREVSDECEPEWCTSEDPLFILYTSGSTGKPKGVLHTISGYMLYTAATFKLVFDHRPDDIYWCTADIGWITGHSYITYGPLANGATSVLFEGLPTYPDVSRMWEIVDKYHVSKFYTAPTAIRLLMKYGNEPVHKYKRDSLKVLGTVGEPINPEAWQWYFTVVGGSRCPIVDTFWQTETGGHVMTPLPAATPMKPGSATFPFFGVVPAILNESGEELEGASEGYLVFKQPWPGVMRTVYGNHARFESTYFKKFPGYYVTGDGCRRDKDGYYWITGRIDDMLNVSGHLLSTAEVESALVGHESVAEAAVVGRPHPVKGESLYCFVTLRDGVAFNRTLEAQLKKQVREKIGAIATPDFIQDAPALPKTRSGKIMRRVLRKIASGERDLGDISTLADSSVVDHLFQNRCCSAV; from the exons ATGATTCCTGACAAAGCGCCCGAGGACGACGTCTTTCACGGGGCTGAGGAGATGCGGAGCGGGGCGCATGTCCCCACATTTGAGAAATATAAAGAAATGTACATGCAGTCTATCCAGAATCCTGACA AATTCTGGGGGGACATGGCCAAGGAGTTCTTCTGGAAGAGTAAACATACGGGCCGCTTCCTGGACTACAACTTTGACGTGACCAAAGGAGATATCTTCATCAAGTGCATGGAGGGTGCAACCACAAACATCTGCTATAATGTGCTTGATCGCAATGTACACGACAGGAAACTGGGCGACAAAGTGGCCTTTTACTG GGAAGGCAACGAGCCAGGCGATGAGTTGACAGTGACGTACAGAGAGCTTCTGATCAGTGTTTGCCGCTTTGCAAATGTTCTGAAGTCACAGG GTGTGAAGAAGGGTGATCGTGTAGCCATTTACATGCCCATGGTGGTTGAACTGGTGGTGGCTATGTTGGCCTGCGCTCGCATCGGGGCCATTCACTCTATTGTG TTTGCAGGTTTCTCTGCGGAGTCGCTGTGTGACAGGATTGTGGACTCTCAGTGTTCACTTCTGATAACTGCCG ATGGCTTCTACCGAGGGGATAAGCTGATCAACCTGAAACTTTTAGCGGATGAATCTTTACAGAAATGCAGAGACAA GGGATTCGCACTTGAGTGCTGCATCGTATTGAAACACTTATCCAAAGAAGCACATGAAACTTCCCTCAAGTCTCCTCCTGCCAAAAGATCATGTCCTGACCTCCAG GTCCCGTGGAACCCAAAAGTGGACAAGTGTTGGCATACTCTGATGCGTGAAGTGTCAGATGAATGTGAACCTGAGTGGTGCACATCTGAAGATCCACTCTTCATTCTCTATACCAGTGGCTCCACAGGCAAGCCCAAG GGTGTCCTCCACACTATCAGTGGATATATGCTCTACACTGCCGCCACATTTAAGCTGGTGTTTGACCACCGCCCCGACGACATCTACTGGTGCACGGCTGACATCGGGTGGATCACCGGTCACTCGTACATTACTTATGGGCCTCTGGCTAATGGTGCCACCAGTGTTTTG TTTGAGGGTCTTCCTACATACCCAGATGTGAGCAGAATGTGGGAGATTGTAGACAAGTACCACGTGAGCAAGTTCTATACAGCCCCCACTGCCATAAGATTGCTTATGAAGTACGGCAATGAGCCGGTGCACAA GTACAAGCGAGATTCTTTAAAGGTTTTAGGAACGGTCGGAGAGCCCATCAATCCTGAGGCTTGGCAATGGTACTTTACGGTTGTGGGAGGCAGCAGATGTCCCATCGTGGACACCTTTTGGCAGACTGAGACG GGCGGACATGTGATGACGCCTTTACCGGCAGCCACACCCATGAAACCAGGCTCTGCT ACATTTCCCTTCTTTGGTGTCGTGCCCGCCATCCTAAATGAGTCGGGTGAGGAGTTGGAGGGCGCGAGTGAAGGTTACCTG GTGTTCAAGCAGCCGTGGCCTGGAGTGATGAGGACGGTGTATGGTAATCACGCCAGGTTTGAAAGCACCTACTTCAAGAAGTTCCCAGGATACTATGTGACTGGAGATG GGTGCCGAAGAGACAAGGATGGGTACTACTGGATTACTGGGAGGATAGACGATATGCTCAATGTCTCAG GCCATTTGCTTAGCACAGCTGAGGTAGAGTCTGCCTTGGTGGGGCATGAATCTGTTGCTGAGGCCGCTGTGGTGGGTCGGCCTCATCCCGTCAAAGGAGAAAGTCTCTACTGTTTTGTAACGCTGCGAGATGGCGTCGCTTTCAATCGCACACTGGAAGCTCAACTCAAAAAACAAG TTCGTGAGAAAATCGGTGCCATTGCCACTCCTGACTTCATACAGGATGCTCCAGCGCTCCCTAAAACCAGATCAG gcAAGATCATGCGGCGTGTATTGCGCAAGATTGCCAGCGGCGAGCGGGACCTTGGCGACATCTCTACGTTGGCAGACTCGTCTGTGGTGGATCATCTTTTTCAGAACAGGTGCTGCTCTGCCGTATGA
- the LOC144205634 gene encoding macrophage mannose receptor 1-like: MAFTLRSLFLLCGISALLTGVVAGRKHYSKDMSCDSSCPEGWTQLGSRCFIYQDVSLPFVDADNVCRILGGNLASVHSTLEYAVVLELAKAATQSNRDIWLGLHEGIEYFTFLWTDGSRVDFNLIVDTDTNAACIMVNFSDTRWYREGCNVRNRFVCARDAQEILNQQSVSKVEFCCPKGWTQLNGRCFIYEDKRMSFADAEHICKILGGNLASVHSALEYSLVLALIQENSDSHDDVWLGLNEAIEKKKPTWTDGSIVDFTAFNRDNDYGDCFEIEFSDLLWDNDDCGDVNRFVCGRDAECRY, from the exons ATGGCCTTTACTCTTCGCTCGTTGTTCCTCCTTTGCGGCATCAGTGCACTGTTGACCGGAGTG GTTGCCGGGAGAAAACACTACTCCAAAG ACATGAGTTGTGATTCTAGCTGCCCTGAAGGTTGGACTCAGTTGGGTTCTCGCTGTTTCATCTACCAAGATGTCAGCCTGCCGTTTGTGGATGCAGAC AATGTCTGCCGGATTCTTGGTGGGAACCTGGCCTCAGTCCACAGTACTTTGGAGTATGCCGTAGTTCTCGAATTGGCTAAGGCAGCCACTCAATCTAATAGGGATATTTGGCTTGGACTCCACGAAGGCATCGAG tattTCACTTTCTTATGGACTGATGGCTCACGTGTTGATTTCAACCTTATCGTAGACACCGACACCAATGCAGCTTGCATTATGGTTAACTTCAGTG ATACTCGTTGGTACCGTGAGGGCTGCAATGTGAGAAACAGATTTGTTTGCGCCAGAGATGCACAAGA GATTCTAAACCAGCAAAGTGTGAGCAAGGTTG AATTTTGCTGTCCAAAAGGTTGGACTCAATTGAATGGTCGCTGTTTCATCTACGAAGACAAGAGAATGTCGTTTGCAGACGCCGAA CACATCTGCAAAATTCTTGGTGGGAATCTGGCCTCAGTCCACAGTGCTTTGGAATATTCGCTAGTTCTTGCATTAATTCAGGAAAACTCAGACTCTCATGATGACGTTTGGCTTGGACTAAATGAGGCAATCGAG AAAAAGAAACCCACCTGGACTGATGGCTCAATTGTCGATTTTACTGCCTTCAATAGAGACAATGATTACGGCGATTGCTTTGAAATTGAATTCAGTG atCTTCTCTGGGACAATGATGACTGTGGTGACGTCAACAGATTTGTTTGTGGCAGAGATGCGGAATGTCGCTACTGA